One window from the genome of Oncorhynchus gorbuscha isolate QuinsamMale2020 ecotype Even-year unplaced genomic scaffold, OgorEven_v1.0 Un_scaffold_1811, whole genome shotgun sequence encodes:
- the LOC124024268 gene encoding metalloproteinase inhibitor 2-like yields the protein MTVSLSSCFITLVVLFLWRIEDIAEACRCAPVHLQQAFCNADVVIRAKVVGVGVVSGNTKYDIQQIKMFKGPDRVIRAIFTSSSSASCGVTLEINKEYLFTGSINTDGRMHIGMCNFIQYWDDLNGTQKKSLTQRYRTVCACTIIRCSSLPCPVSAPDECLWTDWLLNDGESGPQAKYCLSHEF from the exons ATGACTGTGTCTCTAAGCAGTTGTTTCATCACTCTTGTCGTTTTGTTCCTTTGGCGGATCGAAGACATTGCAGAAGCTTGCAGATGCGCTCCTGTGCATCTTCAACAGGCTTTTTGCAACGCAGACGTCG TGATCAGGGCAAAGGTGGTTGGTGTGGGAGTTGTGTCTGGTAACACCAAGTATGACATCCAACAGATCAAG ATGTTCAAAGGTCCTGACCGGGTTATCCGCGCCATCTTCACTTCATCCTCCTCAGCCTCGTGTGGTGTGACCCTGGAAATCAACAAGGAGTATCTCTTCACAG GCAGCATAAATACTGATGGCAGGATGCATATAGGCATGTGTAACTTTATTCAGTACTGGGACGACTTGAATGGCACACAAAAGAAGAGCTTGACTCAACGCTACCGAACCGTCTGCGCTTGCACG ATCATCCGCTGCTCTTCCCTCCCCTGTCCCGTCAGCGCCCCAGATGAGTGCCTTTGGACAGACTGGTTGTTGAACGATGGCGAAAGTGGACCCCAGGCCAAGTACTGTCTGTCTCATGAGTTTTGA
- the LOC124024264 gene encoding metalloproteinase inhibitor 2-like — protein sequence MTRYVSSCFITLFVLFLWRVEDIADACKCSPPHPQQAFCDAEIVIRAKVVGKEAVSNAIKYDIQQIKMFKCPDQVIHAIFTAPSPAACGVTLEINKEYLFTGNLETGRMSVTLCGYNPPWEDLSAAQKKSLTHRYQSGCDCKIIHCTSLPCPISTTDACLWMDWGTNNGRNLACIKSNGSCAWK from the exons ATGACGCGGTATGTAAGCAGTTGTTTCATTACTCTGTTCGTGCTGTTCCTGTGGCGGGTCGAAGACATCGCAGATGCTTGCAAATGCTCCCCTCCGCATCCTCAACAGGCTTTTTGCGATGCAGAAATTG TGATCAGGGCGAAGGTGGTTGGAAAGGAAGCGGTGTCTAACGCCATCAAGTATGACATCCAACAGATCAAG ATGTTCAAATGCCCAGACCAGGTTATCCACGCCATCTTCACTGCACCGTCCCCAGCTGCATGCGGTGTGACTCTGGAAATCAACAAGGAGTATCTCTTCACAG gaaATCTGGAGACTGGAAGAATGTCTGTAACACTGTGTGGCTATAATCCGCCCTGGGAGGACTTGAGTGCTGCACAAAAGAAAAGCTTGACTCACCGCTACCAAAGCGGCTGTGATTGCAAG ATCATCCACTGCACTTCGCTCCCCTGTCCGATCAGCACCACAGATGCATGCCTGTGGATGGACTGGGGGACAAACAATGGCCGAAACCTTGCCTGTATCAAGAGTAATGGTTCTTGTGCTTGGAAGTAG